The DNA window GTGCCATATGACCTGGCTTGTTACAGTTGTAACACATGAACAAACCAGAGTCATTTCTATTAGGGGGTGGTTGCTGCCTGTTATTATGGTTCCTTTGATGGTTCCAATTCTGATTGTTGTTATTGGTTCGAGGTTGATTGTTGCGGTTTGGATTCGCTTTGCGATTCTGATTCTTAAAGTTTTTCCCATTGGGTTTCAGAACAGCAGTGGATCTTTTAttagtgttgttgttgtttccaaCAACAAGCACCTCTTCCTTTTGGTCTTGTTTTCGAGCTTCCTCCTCAATTCGAAGACGAGTGATCAGACTTTCCAACGAAAACTCTTTTGTTTTATGCCTGAGagtatttttaaaatctttCCACGAAGGGGGTAATTTATCAATCATAACAGCAACTTGAAATTGTTCATCAATAGTCATACCTTCAGACAGAATTTCGTGAGCTATTTTCTGAAGCTCGTGAGACTGAGCTTCGACTGATTTATCATCGGTCATTTGAAACTTCAAGTAGCGGCTGACAGCGTATTTCTTTGTTCCCGCCTCCTCGGTGTCATATTTTTTCTGTAATGCTTCCCATATCTCCTTGGCAGATTTGTCAGAATCaaagtttaggtagtttagccgccaaaaattcagtttttatggttaagtgttacaaaccgtaaagttcaggtggtttagccgccaatatcccataaataaataactatcacaactttttttttttttttaattttttttttatattatgtgcataaatatatctatatattttatgtattatttttatcaaataataataattataatattaagatTGTTCGAGATCAAAATTCTATTACACCTATATAATAACAAgggtaatttataaaaatttatgacTCTACTGTAATgacaattaaattttatattattatgttgctataaaaaatgttatatactgtatttaattatttatttatatagtcttacaaatttatatatttatttatattttaaattgtatataaatatatatttaaacattatttttttctaatatttttcaaatagtgtaattttattcttactttataattaaatattattcaattaattttttttttattttataaaaagtgctatatatttcatttttagactcttcattaattattatttatattttaaaaaagaaacattaataattaaatttatattaatataatatgtattttttatcaaaaaatttatataatttaatttttaattgaatatattttagttcatttactttttataatttatatcatTATTGATTtaacaaaagaataaaaaaaaaattgaagaccTCCAACAAATTATTTATGGTATCAATCAAACATATAACTATTTTTATGCTTTTGTAATTAGCACATAAATAACAATgtatactaatataaaataaattaaataattaaattttaaataagaaattattttaatagcTAAGAGCTTTAAGAAAAACAACTACATTATCATTAATagtcaaaataattaaaaaaataaataaaaattatgctTTTAATACAATGTTTTTATTGGGAATAGTATATATTATTGATAAGCTTTTacaactttattatttttttatttaatatatgtttttcttaaaaaatgaaaattgttcATCAATGACTTCAAAACATCTATACAAGAAAAAAGCAAGTCGAGTCGTAAAGTAGGGAAGCAATTTAGGTCATGATACGCAGGTTTGACATGAACCGACTCAATCTTTTACGGGTTTGACATGACGATACGAAAATTTTGCTACTTATGTTTgtgttttatcaattttttatgttACGAGTCGTGTTCGTGTCTGccatctaaaataaattttaaaattcaacatAACATGAACATGACATAATGACATTAAAATCAACAATTTAGCTTACAACCCGCCAACACGACATGCGATTTTGTGGGTTCGACACAACACTAACTTATTCAGTCGTGTACGTGTTcatgtttttataaattttttgtgtcaCGTGTCATGCTCGTGTTAGCAACtttttaataaatctaaaaCCTCAGCACAACATGAACACAACACACCAACACTAATTGCTACCCCAACTATAAAGCATGACAAGCACAAGAAAATTCAATCCCAATCCAAGTAGCACATTTAACATTATTTATTAATGCATGATTGGCTACCGTATGTGCTACTTAATTAGCATCCctacaaataaaattcaaaccaaTTACACAATCAtgtgtaatattaatttattttcatatgaattaaaaaatatttattaatttattttgagtaatttgcggtgTAAATACCCAAGTTTACCTCTTTAttgcagataaatacctaagtttaattttttacggtaataatacctaagttatatttctgaAACTTTCCTAATTACTTGATCATTAAGTGTCAAGTCATTATCTacgtgtcatttttttattattatatttaattaatttttaaataaaaaataacatttaatgatcTAGACTAATTAGGGTCTGCCATGTGGCTATTAACTTGACACTTAATGGTCAGGTACCTTAGGAAGTTCCAAAATTTTagcttaggtattattactgtaaaaaattaaacttaaatatttatctgcTATAacaattctttttttattttcttctttattttttcttctcttttttcattGCTTCCGAACTAGTAATATATCATAAAACATtagatttcacatattttaatttaatgattattatatatttctaaAGCACTATCACCTAGTAGTGTTGTACATTATTAGtgcctaataataatatatttttaattctttttttatcaagaattcgaaatgaataaacaataaataaattgagTACCAATAAAGGAGGGAGATAAACTCCAACTATAAAAAGTCATTATTCAGCTAAAGAAGATGAATAACAACACCCTATTTGTTTTTTCTAAGTTATACATTCTTTGACAAATATATAATTCATAAAACAATCAAGTAAAATTGAATCTATTGGTCAAACTTCATTTGCAACACATAAAAGACTtttaaacaaaagaaaaataaaataaaattaagccATAGTCCATGTACATTGTTCACAACCAAGTCATGTGCAATACATGTATAATTATTACAAAACCGAAAATGTTTTCAAAAGAAATATTACACAATAAAGTGAGCTTCCAACTCGAGATGAAAACTATATTAGCTAGCTTGATACATATGTTACAAATCATTGAATCACTCATTTGTCACTTTGTGCTTTCCATTTCCATTTTCTATTGGAATGGAAATCACATCCTTGTCCTTGTATGCTTTTGTAGCTTTCAAATTAGTGTCACCATCGATTTCGCCAGCAGCCTTGTGATCATTAGTGCTACCATTATTCTCTTTCAGCAATTTTGAAAGCGTTGAGGCTATACTTTGTCTTGCTGCTGGAGAAACCCCATTCTTACCGATAATTGACTCTAATATTGCTTCTGAAAGTAGTTTACTTTCTATCTCACTGACCCATGTTTCTGGTATAGATTCATCTTTCGAGAAACTTAtctaaaaatattcaaaaacaTAGCATATTTCAATGtataagtgttttttttttaagtcaataaattttcatttaaagTTCTTTCAGTGATATAAAATGGAGTACGAACCTTTAAAAATCCGTTAGGTGACTGAGTAAAGAGAATAGAGGAGCCAGGTAGAAAATTTTCATCCTTAAAGATCTCAAGAAATTTATCAATGGCTTTGGCTTCTGCATCACTATAAATTCCAAGAGATTTCCAAATGGCAACGCAATTCTCTGCTACTTTCTCGGAATATTGTTTCCCCGTCAATGGCAATATCATTGTTATCCGAGTAAATTTATGAAAAGGGCCTGCCATTTTAAGAGAATTATCAATTAGCCTCTTACAGATTGTTTGATAACTAGTTTGGTTGGTTTGGAGGTTGTCATCTTACCAGTAACAATCTCCCTGAAGAACTCGACGGATTCTGTCAACTCTTCCGACGTCTTCCCCTTCCACTTTCCAGACAGCCATGTTACAGCGCTATCCTCCAAGTAAACTCCAATGGATGTGAACTTTACTAAATTTCCCTGGATTTCTAGGGCCCTCACCCCTACAAAATCATTTTATGTAAAAtgtaacatattattattattttggcagaaatcaataataaagtaGTTAACAGAATACATATGTAGTTGTTTaaaagaagttttttttttccttcaccCTGTGAAATTACACTCTAGTACAGTAAAACTAAGACTAAGTAACTCCATTAGCGCTCCAAAAACACCTTCAAGATATCTCTCTAAAACCAAGAAAATTGTGGTTGGGATTGATTACGACTAGTGAGCAAAGCCGTGGAAGTTGGGCACAGCAATAACCTCACTTGAACTGTCAATAACTGCAACCACTACCTCCATATGGTGGTATAAGATAACCTTACATTTTCtttataaaaggaaaaaaaacacAACCATAAACTTCCATTAAGATGAAATGTTAGATACAAGCACTGAAAAAGAAATAGAAGATGTAATATGACCATTCCACACAAATTCACAATCTAACCCCAAAGCTTGTTGGGCTAATGAATGTCCTCGAGAAGTACTAGCCTCCCTAGCCTTAGATCACAAATGTCATGAATTAGATTACGCAAAGGAGAAAAATCTCTACCCTTTCCCCTTATATTATCAACCACCATCTTACAATCAGATGCTATTATATTAATAGGCAGACAAATTGCATTACACCATTGAACCATCATAAGAATAGCCCGAACTTCCATCAGAAGGGTGTTAGAGAACCCATGTACTGGTATTGAAATACCAGCGAAAACTTGGCCACAATAATGGCACAACTGCTCCAACTCACATTGTCCCGTTTGAGTCAGAAATGACAACATCTACATTGAGCTTTAAACTCTCCGGAGGAGGAGGAGACCAACAGAGCCAGAAGCTCTTTATATTTCGGCGAAAAATGTGCAACCCAATCTACAATTTCATTGAAAGGAATGCTAGATTTCATATGGAAAAGGATCACATTCCTATTGTTCCACATAGCTCAAAGCAAGCATAAGAACTGTTCAAAATTATAAGCAGTAAACTGCCTCCAAgccaaaaatattaaatcatagATATCAAGATGAGAGGAAGATAGAATAAAATTGTAAAAGGGAGAATATTTCCAAATTTGTCTTACCCTGGAACACAACAGTAATGCATGAGAAACAGTCTTAACATTGAAACCAAAATGAAAGGAAAGTAGAGTGTTAagtatgactttttttttttttgaaaagagaaAGGGTCCATAAGTCATGAGCAGTTAGAAGGAATGTCTTTGCAATGGTAGCTAGAAAAGGCATTTGTGTTTGGTTCATCCATGATAATAGAATGATAAGCACCTGGCTCGATTAATCACAGACAACAGCAAAACACCAGCAAGAATAAGAGGAAAATCAATGGAGCAATTTAATGGAAAATTCAGGGAGCTTTATTGAATCAAAAGAGGAGACTCAAGTCTCATACAAGGGAAGAGAAAGTTCAGGTGATGCTGAGAATATCTCTCGATTCTAGCATGACCAAGACTCTAGCTCCCTACGCACATAAAGCTGCTCACCCCACAACAATATACCAAAACTACCCTCCAAAATAGCTAACTGCCAGCACATAATAAAAAGACTCAGCCTACTCCTGACCATTTGGTCTGCCATCCCTTCTAGTGTAGGTGACTTGTATCCCAGGCCTTCCAAGGCTATCATAGAAGTACTTCTCAGTAGTTGAGTTTTCTCACTAAGAGAGTTTTGGTGTTCTACTGAGACTTGTAGCTACTTTGGTAATCCTAGTGACTTGTGATTAATAAAGAGAGAGTTGAGCTTTATTTCCCCGTGGATGTAGGTGCCTTAACAGTGTTGAACCAAGTAGATGAGTGTGTGTTCTttggttatttatttatttttttttcaagtttttgTTCTTTGCACTATTTCTTATTCATTTTCTATGTCAAGAAGCATTGTTCTTATTTGGTGTGAGTCTACTCGAATCACAACATGGAGAGAATGTATAATATTCCTAGTAATCAAATGAGAAGCAAATGATGACAAGACCGCCAAATAAAAAAATGCTTAACTTTTGGGGGTAATCTGAGATGCCACAACTAACCACCATCTCTAAATATTACAGGATGGAGGAGTAGAAACGGCTGAAAAAGTGAAGTGATAGGCAGTTCTAAGAGAAGTTAAACCCCAAACCAAAGAGACCATCTGATCTAAATTAACTAGAGGAATAGATAAGATAGCTTGAAACACATCATAGGAAAAGAAACTCCTCAATTTTGAAACATCCCACAAGAGACAGAGACACGATCAGATGGAGTAGAAACCGAAGCCCCATTACTGATAAAAGATGAACCTAAAGTTGGGGATCCAATAGTCATGGATAGTAGAAACTGAAGCCCCATTACCTATGTTAAAGATTAACCCTCTCCTAAGAAGATCTTTTCCCCAAAGCAAGTGTACGAAGGGGAGTGACCAGGCTTAGCATCAAGGACATTGCACCTAGGAAGATAACATGCCTTAAGCAAACGACCAAGGCGAGAATAAGGATTCTGGAAAAGCCGGCAGGCTTTTTTTGGCAAGTATACCTTGATTAAAGTGAACAAGCCATCTAAAACCTAAGCCACCACAAAACTTAGACTAGCAAAAATAAGATCATTTTTTTCCCGTTGAATGCCCGACTTTGAACCCAATGACCCACCCCCACCAAAATTTGGCCATAACTGATTCAATATCTTGACATAACTTAATAGGAAGACCAAAACAGGCCATAGCATAACAAGGTGTAACTTGAACCACAGTTTTCAAAAGAAAAGACTTTATCTTAGAGATACCAAAAAAGCACCATTTTTGAATCGTTCAAAACATTAAGGTAGACCTAAATATTTACTTATATAAACGACTTATCATCCAAACCTAGCGCTGAAAGAAGAACTGATTACCAAATGAGAAAGTATTATTAAAGTGAAGTAATTGACCAGTACACTGAATGATGATATAAAATATACCActcacatatataaaatatagagTTATATAAGTAAGTACCTGCGCCACTGAGGAACAAAGTCTTATCCAATCCAGGAGGCGTAACCGCCGGGGGAAATTTTGCAGCTTCAATCTGAATTCCGGAGGATGTCAATGGTGACAGATTCATTTTCAAACTATTTCTGCAAGTAAATATACTCTATATAAGTGTGATAGCTGTTGACTACTGCTAtatagaaagaaataaatagaaaaagttGATAGGATGGTTTTAAAGGGTATGTGAATTGTGAGGGCAGACAAGAGTTATATAATGGAAGGAGGCCACAAAATCAAATTGTTAGGTGGGATTGGAGGAGAGTAGATGAGATGATCATTCATGAGAGTTCCCCCCTCCCCTATATGAATATGAAAAGAATTAAATGGGAGTTGATAACGGAATAAATGGGTGTGCAGGTGCTTGGTTTGAGAAATCACTAGAACCTAACACTAGCTAACAACGTGGGCTTAGTTTTACCAGTCAACCTACCAACCAAACATCAGTCATCCTCTTACTAGGACTCACTCACTCCACTCTACCTACCAATACTAAAGTAAACACACTTCATCATCCTCCACCTCCAAAATAAATTAGGGAGTGAAAATTTGACACAAAATATTTACTACTTGAGGTAACCGAATATTCTTCCTTCCGGATCCCTCCAAATCTTCTTCTATAGAAAACTCTTATTATTAAgtgagatgaagagagaaaacaCATGAAAACTAGGAGGGGCATAAAGGAGTCACATTTCACTTTATAATTTCTCTAAATAGTGTCACTtcataatttttctaaatagaGTGAAACCTTTATTTATTTAGGAATATATTTAgaatcaaataaattatattctaactAAGAGgttattcatttttttaacaataattaagaggttataactaaatagagttataataaaatataataattaaaatactaaaaaaatatcaatataacAAGAATAACAATAAACAATCCTTAATACTTttacataataaaattattttataatatttattcatatattacaatttgaaataaaattattaattctacataaataaatttataaaatctaTGTAAtgttttattaagatgtaattattcttatatagatgtattttttattaactaggtgaatgtacgtgccgagccacgtattgctagttttatttaagattttggtctttttaagattttgaatgtattttatttttaaagattacaaattttttgtttgaaaaaattaaatatttatatttgaaatattatttaataatgtattaaaaataatattagtgtaattataaaattgtaaataaatttattattggagtagtagattagtctatttagttctttttttaacatagcatataatgtaagtttatatctataaatattctgtaaagtgttaatattatatgaacatctccatttataaagctaaaaagtaggtcaatgacagaagtggtatatctgcaatcacacaaagatagaagtggtatttctgcttcctatgcttatccagagaaaacattagataacgtgatgttaactttaatatataaatatttttcttttttaaaaaataaataaaaaaaaatatttatattctcccaagatgggtttgttagagagatatgtggctaagatgattttttttaatttaaaaagagattattaatatttaaaagatggAGAAGGGAACCCCATAAACCCTTTTTTTGTTTGGTCATTAgactcaaaaaaagaaaaacttttcTATTCTAGCATAAGAAGCTACAAACAAAAGAACTGCTTAGCCACAGGAAAAGAACTAAATGTCCCACAGAAGCAGAAAGAGTACTAAATATCCTACAAGACTGCAAAGATGCAATATTAATTACCCAACATATTGCCTTTACTTATTCTATTTTCCATCTTGGGAAATAAAATGCTTATTAATACgagacttaaaaaatgtataactaattacaatttgaaaattattcttatttataattgtcccaaattgggacttaattttttaatagcaAATTATAGATTATtctgaatagagtattcttagaTAGACGTTCTACTGTAGTATTATTTgctctctccttaattctctcatttttttattaaatttataaatattattaattatttaattaagaaaatatttacataatttttttgaaaaaatcattcgtattcttttaaaatatatatatggaggGAATTTTAATAGTTACATTAAATATGTAACCATCATAGTTAAGATTGAGCATGAGTTGAATTGGCCGGGTTAAAGGTATTTTAATAGgccaacttaattaaattggCCTATAAAATTCTAACCCATTCATATCATTTTTGATGTATAATCCAACCTAACCCAATACATTATGGGTTGGGTCGGGTTGGTTTAGGTTGGGTTACAaagcttaatttttcccaattGAAAATTCATATGCGAGTATTTAGTCACAGTAATTATTAATGTCATTCAAAGACTAAATAACCTATACAttgataacaaaattaaacaaaataaatctaGTATATATTTTCATTGGCAtcaactaatataaaacaatgtcATTGATATCTTCACCTTTAATTTATGTATGGCCtgcaattgaaaaaaaaaattaatcaaattatgaaatatatatatatatatattagttagaAGTTACGTACCGAAGCACGTAAAttttcaaaacaaaaattaattagcGTTCACAGTCATGTAATCAATCTGTAAATGGAAAACATAAAACAATGACAACACCatattaacatcctaaaattGGCAAGACTTGTACTATTAAATCACTAATAGTTATAACCAATACCATCACTAAAAAAACCATAACAGTAGCATtagaaaaagaaaggaaaaaaattgaGAGATGACCTAAGATAACTCTTGCCTAAGGTGAAAGTGAAAGTGAATATTGCTTAATATGCATAGGCACCAACTTTTGCTTAGATTTTTTTCCAgcaaagaagaataaaaaaatgtgAGATTGAATCCTTCATCTTTAACAAATCAATAAAACTCAGTTATTTAACAAATTTTAccgaaaagaaaaagaaggtgGAGAATGACTTAAGAAATGAACCACTTGTGGCTAGCTCAAGTGACCATAGGCGAGTGTGTGAGTGTTagaggtcctgggttcgagtcccaagtaaaacatgttgtaatatataaatgcttaaatcaaaaaaaaaaaaaaaaaaaagaatgactTAAGAAATGTGAGGTAAGACTTGAACTAGAGAGAACCTATCACTTGAGAATTGAGATGAGAGTGAGTCTTGCTGTCGGCTGGTTTGAGTTGAGAGTGAGGCAAGAACATCAAATTTTCTTTCACTCCAAAGAAGAAAAGCAAGGCAAGAACCTCAGTTCTACAAGCCAAAAAGAcacaaattaaagaaaaatatgagTAACTTACCTATGCCGCCATTGCCTCAGTATTGTCGCCGTCACCACTAGTTTTTTGTCGCCATCGCCATCGTTGATCTGGACTGTGagtgtgtgtgtgagttttgatGGTGAATCAATAAAATTTTAGAGGAGATAGTGAGAAACTGAGGGAGGcgattgagatttttttttttttttttgataaaagaaAGAGGGAGGCAATTGAAACTATTAGGGGCCGTTTGGTATGCAGGTTTATTTTATGGGAATAAGTTTAATATTGCTGGGAGAGTGATGAAGGTTTAAACCTAGGAAAGCAACATTATTGTATTTGGTTATGAGCATTAATATTATGATGATGCCTAGGAATATGAATATTAGTTTGTTTGGTGGACATAGGAATGGAatgtgacaacttttttttttttttacaataatgattattattttttttaaaaaaatactaataatttaatatattttttttctttttaaatgttcaaaataattttatttattgtttttcatataattttataaaaaaaattaacaataataaataattataaagagtaaaatatacatatatataggaaTGTCAATCGGGCCAGGTCGGGCGCAACCCGGCATTGACCCAGCCCGACACGATATCTCTTTGGCATGATTCGGTTCTGCCCGACCACTTCTTTCAGCGGATTAGGCCCGGcccctttcttttttttttgaatggtagaattttgaattttaaatatctctataaattttatttttcataatacATCTTTAGAGACATTTCTCTTAcattgatattgtattttaatgttgttcatatatttttttcttaaaaaaaatattaagggcTATATATCTCTCTTTTACAAGAAAAAATCCCAAATTACCGTacctatatatatttgtgacaataattaattacaaaattaatttgttaataatttttttaagaattaataattt is part of the Cannabis sativa cultivar Pink pepper isolate KNU-18-1 chromosome 5, ASM2916894v1, whole genome shotgun sequence genome and encodes:
- the LOC115716382 gene encoding chalcone--flavanone isomerase, with protein sequence MNLSPLTSSGIQIEAAKFPPAVTPPGLDKTLFLSGAGVRALEIQGNLVKFTSIGVYLEDSAVTWLSGKWKGKTSEELTESVEFFREIVTGPFHKFTRITMILPLTGKQYSEKVAENCVAIWKSLGIYSDAEAKAIDKFLEIFKDENFLPGSSILFTQSPNGFLKISFSKDESIPETWVSEIESKLLSEAILESIIGKNGVSPAARQSIASTLSKLLKENNGSTNDHKAAGEIDGDTNLKATKAYKDKDVISIPIENGNGKHKVTNE